A region from the Kribbella shirazensis genome encodes:
- a CDS encoding winged helix-turn-helix transcriptional regulator gives MRFFADCQARVAADLISGRWPMVVLYALAEGPARPGELRRQIGGISQKVLTGTLRRLEHNGLVERRRYAEAPPRVEYSLTTAGKDLLVPIRALGDWAAVYADQLPAGEPLGP, from the coding sequence CGACTGCCAGGCGCGGGTCGCCGCCGACCTGATCAGCGGACGCTGGCCGATGGTCGTCCTGTACGCGCTCGCCGAAGGCCCCGCGCGCCCCGGCGAACTGCGGCGCCAGATCGGCGGCATCAGCCAGAAGGTCCTCACCGGGACCCTCCGCCGCCTCGAGCACAACGGCCTGGTCGAACGCCGCCGGTACGCCGAAGCGCCACCGCGGGTCGAATACTCCCTGACCACCGCCGGCAAGGACCTCCTGGTCCCGATCCGCGCCCTCGGCGACTGGGCGGCCGTGTACGCCGACCAGCTGCCTGCCGGCGAGCCGCTCGGCCCCTGA